From Thermodesulfovibrionia bacterium, a single genomic window includes:
- a CDS encoding EF-hand domain-containing protein, whose amino-acid sequence MRRATVKIILGILVIAIMSLGASRSEALHEYFKSLDINNDGKVDLQEFSGEMKKQVFDELDADKNKEVTESEWGSVPDITEEKEHESVFKKIDRDTDSRITFFEFSDYAESNSNIMKAFMGLDMDKNNLLSPDEVSSRPMFRLITVHF is encoded by the coding sequence ATGAGAAGAGCAACGGTAAAAATTATTTTAGGTATTCTTGTAATTGCAATAATGAGCCTTGGGGCATCAAGAAGCGAAGCTCTGCACGAATACTTCAAGAGCCTTGATATAAACAATGACGGAAAGGTAGATCTCCAGGAATTTTCAGGCGAGATGAAGAAGCAGGTCTTTGATGAGCTTGATGCTGATAAGAACAAAGAAGTGACTGAAAGTGAATGGGGCAGCGTCCCTGATATCACTGAAGAGAAAGAGCATGAAAGTGTTTTCAAGAAGATAGACAGGGACACAGACAGCAGGATCACCTTTTTTGAGTTTTCAGATTACGCGGAAAGCAACTCAAACATAATGAAGGCTTTTATGGGCCTGGATATGGATAAGAACAATCTCCTCTCTCCGGATGAGGTCTCATCCAGACCGATGTTCAGGTTGATAACGGTGCATTTTTAA
- a CDS encoding MarC family protein, with product MEPLTFFIYAFTSIFVIVNPVSGILTFIALTNGMDLSAKKEIAKRSVTVACITAIAFAIAGEAILRFFNITVDSLRVAGGVLLFLIAIDMLHGRVSRESVTPEEVKDASKRDDVAVFPLAIPLLTGPGAITTVIVLIRTGKTWDLKVITLLAILLTFFLSYLFFRFADKINKIMGVTISLVITRLMGLMLAAIASNFIAEGLWNIYKSFN from the coding sequence ATGGAACCTTTGACCTTTTTCATCTACGCATTCACATCTATCTTTGTCATTGTAAATCCGGTGAGCGGCATACTCACGTTCATCGCGTTGACTAACGGGATGGATCTTTCTGCAAAGAAAGAGATAGCCAAACGCTCTGTGACGGTCGCCTGCATAACAGCGATAGCTTTTGCCATTGCCGGAGAGGCCATCCTGAGGTTCTTTAATATTACCGTGGACAGTCTGCGTGTCGCAGGAGGGGTGCTGCTCTTTTTGATAGCCATTGACATGCTCCATGGAAGGGTCTCCAGAGAGAGCGTGACGCCTGAGGAAGTCAAGGATGCTTCAAAGAGGGATGATGTCGCCGTGTTCCCGCTTGCTATTCCTCTGCTCACAGGCCCGGGCGCTATCACTACGGTGATCGTATTGATACGAACAGGCAAGACATGGGACTTGAAGGTCATAACACTCCTTGCCATTTTACTGACCTTTTTTCTCTCTTATCTTTTTTTTAGATTCGCTGACAAGATCAACAAGATAATGGGTGTGACCATCTCTCTGGTGATAACGCGGTTGATGGGCCTGATGCTGGCGGCTATAGCTTCCAATTTTATCGCTGAAGGGTTGTGGAATATATATAAGTCGTTCAATTAA
- a CDS encoding MBL fold metallo-hydrolase, translated as MSINISFHGGVDTVTGSCHLLEAGGLNILVDCGLFQGGSEIDEKNYGEFGFDPSSIDYLLVTHGHLDHCGRIPILVKKGFKGKIITTAATGEIAKVILLDSAKIQEEDFERWKRIKRRRGQIQREPLYTTLDAVDALVHFDPSARYETPIKLNGNVTATFRDAGHIFGSAFIEIKVKGFGTILFSGDLGNRGKPILNDPSFPERADVVILESTYANRNHKNIDDSVAEFRQAIIDTFKRGGNVLIPSFALERAQDLLYFLREFRQNAEIPACTVYLDSPMAINVADIMHRHPELFDLEAAGLLQRGIDPFMFQGLKLTRHPEESRKINFIKSNAIIIAGSGMCNGGRISHHLKHNIWRKESSVIFAGYQAAGTLGRKIVDGNRRVKIFDEPFKVNAKIYTIGGFSAHADKDILLDWLRHCKGLDKVFLVHGERDSIEGFRKEIMKQKISAKVNVPHLHQSFLLG; from the coding sequence ATGTCAATTAACATCTCTTTTCACGGCGGTGTCGATACTGTAACCGGCTCGTGCCATCTTCTTGAAGCCGGAGGTTTGAATATCCTTGTTGACTGCGGGCTCTTTCAGGGCGGTTCTGAGATCGATGAGAAAAACTATGGCGAGTTCGGTTTCGATCCTTCCTCTATCGATTACCTCCTTGTCACGCACGGGCATCTTGACCATTGCGGACGAATTCCAATCCTTGTCAAGAAAGGTTTTAAGGGGAAGATAATTACCACCGCTGCAACCGGCGAGATCGCAAAGGTAATCCTGCTTGATTCCGCGAAGATACAGGAAGAGGATTTTGAGAGATGGAAGAGGATAAAGAGGCGCAGGGGACAGATACAGCGGGAGCCTCTATATACAACTCTCGATGCTGTTGACGCACTTGTGCATTTTGATCCAAGCGCACGATATGAGACTCCGATCAAATTAAACGGAAACGTGACCGCAACATTCAGGGACGCCGGGCATATATTCGGGTCTGCATTCATAGAGATCAAGGTTAAAGGTTTTGGAACGATACTGTTTTCCGGCGATCTCGGCAACAGGGGCAAGCCGATACTTAATGACCCTTCATTCCCTGAAAGAGCTGATGTGGTCATACTTGAAAGCACTTACGCAAACAGGAACCATAAGAATATTGATGACTCAGTAGCTGAATTCCGTCAGGCGATAATCGATACATTCAAAAGGGGCGGCAATGTCCTTATTCCTTCATTTGCATTGGAGAGGGCTCAGGACCTGCTTTATTTCCTGAGAGAATTCAGGCAGAACGCGGAGATACCCGCCTGCACCGTCTATCTTGATTCTCCTATGGCGATCAATGTTGCCGATATCATGCACAGGCATCCTGAACTTTTCGATCTTGAAGCAGCCGGGCTGTTGCAGAGAGGAATAGACCCTTTCATGTTCCAGGGTTTAAAGCTCACAAGGCATCCTGAAGAATCAAGAAAGATAAATTTTATAAAGAGCAATGCCATTATCATTGCGGGTTCAGGCATGTGCAACGGCGGAAGGATAAGCCATCATCTTAAGCATAATATATGGAGAAAAGAATCTTCAGTGATATTCGCGGGCTATCAGGCTGCCGGCACACTTGGGCGGAAGATAGTTGACGGCAACAGGAGAGTGAAGATCTTTGATGAGCCTTTCAAGGTAAACGCAAAGATATATACGATAGGCGGTTTTTCAGCGCATGCTGACAAGGATATACTTTTAGACTGGCTGCGGCACTGCAAAGGGCTTGATAAGGTCTTCCTCGTACACGGCGAGCGCGACAGCATTGAGGGTTTCAGGAAAGAGATAATGAAACAGAAAATATCCGCGAAGGTTAATGTCCCGCATCTGCATCAGTCGTTTTTGCTTGGGTGA
- a CDS encoding DUF6516 family protein, with translation MKAELVYHEKRYFEDSTFQEIKIWSVPESRDKPHGIKYSFAYIADNKRVLGYDNAEYKGDHRHYKGREYPYIFHSLDKLWQDFNMDIERFRRQR, from the coding sequence ATGAAGGCAGAACTTGTTTATCATGAGAAGAGATATTTTGAGGACAGTACTTTTCAGGAGATAAAGATATGGAGTGTTCCTGAAAGCAGAGACAAGCCTCATGGCATCAAATACTCTTTTGCCTATATTGCTGATAATAAAAGGGTGCTGGGATATGACAATGCAGAATATAAAGGAGACCACAGGCATTACAAAGGCAGAGAGTATCCTTATATATTTCATAGCCTGGATAAGTTATGGCAGGACTTTAACATGGACATAGAACGATTCAGGAGGCAGAGATGA
- a CDS encoding MarR family transcriptional regulator, with protein sequence MRVRDIKISIKTQDELLDEVKGVWGKLEKGKKVSRHEGISFESLDAMRKVLTEKRLKILKTIKKEHPQSIYQLASLLHRDIKNTFNDVRLLEEMGLIDLKKTKDGREKCTPEVSYDRIVLEIPVG encoded by the coding sequence ATGAGAGTAAGAGATATAAAAATATCCATAAAAACGCAGGATGAATTATTAGATGAGGTAAAAGGTGTCTGGGGAAAACTGGAAAAAGGTAAGAAGGTTTCAAGGCACGAGGGGATATCTTTTGAAAGTCTTGATGCCATGAGAAAGGTTCTGACAGAGAAGAGGCTGAAGATATTGAAGACGATCAAGAAAGAACATCCGCAATCAATTTATCAACTTGCCAGCCTGCTCCACAGGGATATCAAGAATACATTTAATGATGTCCGGCTTCTGGAAGAGATGGGGCTTATAGATCTGAAGAAGACCAAAGACGGCAGAGAGAAGTGTACTCCTGAAGTGTCATATGACAGGATAGTGCTTGAGATCCCGGTTGGGTAG
- the corA gene encoding magnesium/cobalt transporter CorA: MAKPVKHRVRRYKSSKRSTKSGLLPGAPVFVGEKKTEEVKITLIDYDEINVEIKEVHKVEDCFPFKERPTVTWINVDGLHDVSIAEKLGEHYNIHSLVIEDLLNTEQRPKMDIIDDYIFIVLKMLTYNEETKYVDVEQVSLIIGNNYVITFQENIGDIFDSIRDRIKLNKGRTRKAGADYLAYSLIDAVVDNYFKVIENIGEDIELIEEELVTNPRPETLQKIHLLKREMIFLRKSVWPLREMIGNLEREETPLIKESTSIYLRDLYDHTIQVIDSVETYRDMISGMLDVYLSSISNRMNEVMKVLTIFAAIFIPLTFIAGLYGMNFNTANSPLNMPELNWYYGYPFALGLMATVAITMLFFFKRKKWF; encoded by the coding sequence ATGGCCAAACCTGTTAAACACAGAGTAAGAAGATACAAGAGTTCAAAGAGATCTACGAAATCCGGGCTTCTTCCCGGAGCTCCGGTATTTGTCGGCGAAAAAAAGACTGAAGAAGTAAAGATAACTTTAATTGATTATGATGAGATCAATGTTGAGATAAAAGAAGTCCACAAAGTTGAAGACTGCTTCCCATTCAAAGAAAGGCCGACGGTCACATGGATCAATGTTGACGGGCTTCATGATGTATCTATAGCAGAGAAACTGGGCGAACATTACAATATCCATTCCCTCGTCATCGAGGATCTCCTTAATACAGAACAGCGCCCCAAGATGGATATTATTGACGATTACATATTCATCGTCCTCAAAATGCTCACTTACAACGAAGAAACCAAGTATGTCGATGTTGAGCAGGTAAGTCTTATCATCGGCAATAACTACGTCATAACATTCCAGGAAAATATCGGGGATATTTTTGACTCGATCAGAGACCGGATCAAACTTAATAAAGGGCGCACAAGAAAGGCAGGCGCTGATTACCTCGCGTATTCCTTGATAGATGCCGTAGTGGATAACTATTTCAAGGTCATTGAAAATATCGGTGAAGATATAGAGCTGATAGAAGAGGAGCTCGTCACGAATCCGAGGCCTGAAACACTGCAGAAGATACATTTATTGAAAAGAGAGATGATATTTCTGCGGAAATCAGTATGGCCCCTGCGTGAGATGATAGGAAACCTGGAGCGGGAAGAGACTCCGCTTATAAAAGAATCCACCAGCATATACCTGCGCGACCTTTACGACCACACGATACAGGTCATTGATTCAGTGGAGACTTATCGGGACATGATCTCCGGCATGCTTGATGTATACCTCTCAAGCATAAGCAACAGGATGAACGAAGTAATGAAGGTCCTCACCATCTTCGCGGCGATATTCATACCGCTGACCTTCATCGCAGGACTCTACGGCATGAACTTCAATACGGCAAACAGCCCTCTCAATATGCCTGAACTCAACTGGTACTACGGTTATCCATTTGCATTGGGTCTAATGGCTACTGTGGCAATTACGATGCTGTTCTTCTTTAAGAGGAAGAAGTGGTTTTAG
- the pabA gene encoding aminodeoxychorismate/anthranilate synthase component II, translating to MLLMIDNYDSFTYNLVQYFGELGEDVKVFRNDRITIPEIAMLSPGKIVISPGPCTPKEAGISIEVIKHFAGKLPILGVCLGHQSIGAAFGGDIINAPRLMHGKTSMIHHDGKTIFKGLPNPFEATRYHSLLIKRETLPNCFEITAWTDMDEIMGIRHKELLIEGVQFHPESILTKAGMDLLRNFLKL from the coding sequence ATGTTATTAATGATCGACAACTATGATTCCTTCACTTATAACCTGGTTCAGTACTTCGGCGAACTGGGTGAAGATGTAAAGGTCTTTAGGAATGACAGGATAACTATTCCTGAGATTGCGATGCTGAGCCCTGGAAAGATAGTCATCTCGCCGGGACCATGCACGCCTAAAGAAGCGGGTATATCAATTGAGGTCATAAAACATTTCGCAGGCAAATTACCCATACTCGGCGTATGCCTCGGCCACCAGTCAATAGGCGCCGCGTTTGGCGGAGACATAATAAACGCGCCAAGACTTATGCACGGCAAGACGTCAATGATACATCATGACGGCAAAACCATATTTAAAGGATTGCCAAATCCTTTCGAAGCAACAAGATACCATTCACTCCTCATTAAGCGCGAGACACTTCCCAATTGCTTTGAGATAACCGCATGGACTGACATGGATGAGATAATGGGGATTAGGCATAAAGAGCTTCTTATAGAAGGCGTGCAGTTTCATCCTGAATCGATATTGACAAAGGCAGGGATGGACCTTCTGAGGAATTTCTTAAAGCTATAA
- the trpE gene encoding anthranilate synthase component I: MLHPDIEEFKKKTKEGNLIPVYREILADLETPLSAFLKLKSKAGFLLESIEGGEKWARYSFLGSSPSMIIEGKGRNITIKRGSEKEKVKFKHDPLEVISAELKKYRPVKTEGLPRFHGGFVGYIGYDTVRHFEKLPDMRHKGIDHPDIFLMFTDTLLVFDNLSQTIKVISNAYTEGKDPEEAYREAEEKINAIVKKLMTKAVPPKNRKSNNTGTEQKTEIKSSFGKEGFKEAVEKAKEYINSGDIIQVVLSQNFERETDINPMNAYRALRVINPSPYMFYLNTGRSTLVGSSPEILVRVEDDTIELRPIAGTRRRGKTKEEDIALEKELIADPKELAEHIMLVDLGRNDVGRVAVTGSVKVTELMTIEKYSHVMHIVSNVVGKLKKGLDSFDVLRASFPAGTVSGAPKIRAMEIIEELEPTRRGPYAGCLGYFDFSGNMDMCITIRTIIFKNDKAYIQAGAGIVADSDPEMEYQETVNKAKGMFKAIEMAEKL, from the coding sequence ATGCTCCACCCTGACATAGAGGAATTTAAAAAGAAGACAAAGGAAGGCAATCTGATCCCTGTCTATAGGGAGATCCTTGCCGATCTTGAGACCCCGCTTTCCGCATTTCTGAAGCTCAAGTCTAAGGCAGGTTTCTTGCTTGAGAGTATCGAGGGCGGCGAGAAATGGGCAAGATACTCTTTCCTCGGAAGCTCCCCTTCAATGATAATCGAGGGGAAGGGCAGAAACATCACTATCAAACGCGGTTCAGAAAAAGAGAAGGTTAAGTTCAAGCACGACCCGCTTGAGGTGATATCAGCTGAACTGAAAAAGTACAGGCCTGTAAAGACAGAAGGCCTCCCGAGGTTTCACGGAGGATTTGTCGGCTATATCGGATATGACACAGTGCGCCATTTTGAAAAGCTGCCTGACATGCGCCATAAGGGCATTGACCACCCTGATATCTTTCTGATGTTCACTGACACGCTTCTTGTCTTTGATAACCTGAGCCAGACAATAAAGGTCATATCCAACGCATACACAGAGGGAAAAGACCCTGAAGAGGCATACCGAGAGGCTGAAGAAAAGATAAATGCCATAGTAAAAAAACTGATGACAAAGGCTGTCCCGCCAAAGAACAGAAAGAGCAATAATACCGGGACAGAACAGAAAACAGAGATAAAAAGTTCATTCGGGAAAGAAGGATTTAAAGAGGCTGTTGAAAAGGCAAAAGAATACATCAACTCCGGTGATATCATCCAGGTCGTATTATCACAGAACTTTGAAAGAGAGACAGACATCAACCCCATGAACGCTTACAGGGCGCTTAGGGTCATCAACCCATCGCCGTATATGTTCTACCTGAATACAGGCAGAAGCACGCTTGTCGGCTCATCGCCTGAGATACTCGTAAGGGTAGAAGACGACACTATCGAACTGAGGCCTATCGCAGGCACAAGAAGAAGGGGCAAGACCAAAGAGGAAGATATCGCATTGGAGAAAGAGCTCATCGCCGACCCGAAGGAACTGGCTGAGCATATAATGCTCGTTGACCTTGGCAGAAACGATGTCGGAAGGGTTGCGGTCACAGGTTCCGTAAAAGTGACCGAACTCATGACAATTGAGAAATACTCGCACGTGATGCATATAGTCTCAAATGTTGTGGGCAAGCTCAAAAAAGGGCTTGACTCATTTGACGTGCTCAGGGCATCATTCCCTGCAGGCACCGTATCTGGAGCGCCGAAGATAAGGGCTATGGAGATAATCGAAGAACTTGAACCCACGAGGCGCGGGCCGTATGCCGGATGTTTAGGGTACTTTGACTTTTCAGGTAATATGGATATGTGTATAACAATAAGGACTATCATATTTAAGAATGATAAAGCATACATCCAGGCAGGGGCAGGCATAGTGGCAGACTCTGACCCTGAAATGGAATATCAGGAGACAGTGAATAAGGCAAAAGGCATGTTCAAGGCGATAGAGATGGCGGAGAAACTTTAA
- a CDS encoding GGDEF domain-containing protein has protein sequence MFTISKFTSFPLSTQAIIDSLILICVVIPILYFFLAKPLRLNIVARKNLEKEVETLSISDKLTGFYNRREFFVLGADQLKLAEREKREKVLFCAGLDFLKYINYNLGYQIGDNVLIETAGIIRKSFDKSDIIARIGGDEFAILADGMHEDNIQRLIRRLKTNLDAYNAKAGKTCEISLSIGIKRYNPESPCSIDKLLSDADELMYEEKNLKGKMLV, from the coding sequence ATGTTCACCATCTCGAAGTTCACTTCTTTTCCGTTAAGCACGCAAGCTATTATTGATTCATTAATATTGATATGTGTGGTCATCCCGATCCTGTATTTTTTCCTGGCTAAACCATTACGATTGAATATTGTAGCACGTAAAAACCTGGAGAAGGAAGTTGAAACATTGTCAATATCTGATAAACTTACCGGCTTTTACAACAGGAGAGAATTTTTTGTTCTGGGCGCGGATCAGCTGAAGCTGGCCGAGCGCGAAAAGAGAGAAAAGGTTTTGTTTTGTGCCGGCCTTGATTTCCTGAAGTATATTAATTATAACCTGGGGTACCAGATTGGCGACAATGTATTAATAGAAACAGCCGGCATTATCAGGAAAAGTTTTGATAAATCTGACATCATAGCCCGCATCGGCGGTGATGAGTTTGCGATTCTGGCAGATGGTATGCATGAAGACAACATCCAGAGACTTATCCGCCGCTTAAAAACAAATCTGGATGCATACAATGCTAAAGCGGGAAAGACCTGTGAGATATCTTTAAGTATCGGGATAAAACGTTATAATCCCGAGTCCCCGTGTTCAATAGACAAACTGCTTTCCGATGCTGATGAATTGATGTATGAAGAGAAAAATCTTAAAGGGAAAATGTTAGTTTAA
- a CDS encoding transglycosylase SLT domain-containing protein: MLLPSVRKIPYLLLSLLSILCFAHISHASYFQPDEAEAQIREAAGFISSGKHVEAETSLLQLIERSSPDAKAFLLLGRLYLIKGETVKAEQYLKKAEEEYPLLKDYASKLLADTYLKSREYEKALDAAAQIKNSLLKKEVMLIRIKSLLVLKRDNDAKKELYEFINLYPQEWDYKWMLASLLRGRGETEAAVKIYKDIYISASPLSTDASKELKPLKADIFTKREILKRADNFFKKGDYRLAEVNYNHALKGFIDPIKKRIKYQIATCRFRLKDYDKSAAIFGTVGSARAKYWQARSLYRADRFGEFVQVVNELRKKYPNDKYSAMALFVYADDFRRKGDVNAATEIFNKIIENSPSDAEEALWGIAWMNYTAGNYEAALAGFIRLSEYKKSKDYNKYIYWKARSIDKLSENCLTHKSEGVNCPASGKYLIKDFAPDNSYYGLLLRLNYGIGEMPERAAPYIPERPEGVSFQRIDALALLGMKDEAVNEIAAVLSKSLANSELLYLGYLAKSIDEYKSIIRFAEGAEGRDFLVLSYPLAYWDIISSVSESKGIDPYLVEALIREESRFNSGVMSWAGAYGLMQLMPATAGRLKSDAGVVLKNESDLYDVEKNILIGTHYLSLLLKEFKVLPFSIASYNAGENAVRGWMKRYQGRPSDEIIEEIPYDETRNYVKKVLRSYWRYRLLYGLNIEGY, encoded by the coding sequence ATGCTACTTCCATCGGTCCGAAAGATTCCATATCTTCTTTTATCGCTCTTATCTATTTTGTGCTTTGCCCATATCTCTCATGCTTCATATTTTCAGCCTGATGAGGCCGAGGCTCAGATAAGAGAGGCGGCTGGATTCATAAGTTCAGGCAAACATGTAGAGGCAGAAACATCACTTCTTCAACTGATAGAAAGATCTTCGCCGGATGCCAAGGCCTTTCTCCTGCTTGGAAGGCTTTACCTGATCAAAGGGGAAACCGTTAAGGCTGAACAATACCTGAAGAAGGCTGAAGAGGAGTATCCGCTTCTTAAGGATTATGCGTCAAAACTTCTTGCTGATACTTATCTCAAGAGCAGGGAATATGAAAAGGCCCTTGATGCGGCAGCCCAGATAAAGAACAGCCTTCTCAAGAAGGAAGTGATGCTTATCCGGATAAAATCCCTGCTTGTCTTAAAGAGGGATAATGATGCAAAGAAAGAGCTATATGAATTCATCAATTTATATCCTCAGGAATGGGATTACAAATGGATGCTCGCATCACTGCTTAGAGGAAGAGGCGAAACAGAAGCTGCAGTAAAGATATATAAAGACATCTACATAAGCGCGTCCCCGCTCTCTACGGATGCAAGTAAGGAACTGAAGCCTTTGAAGGCTGATATATTTACAAAGAGGGAGATATTAAAGAGGGCTGACAACTTCTTTAAAAAAGGCGACTACAGGCTGGCCGAAGTTAACTACAATCATGCACTAAAAGGTTTTATTGATCCCATCAAAAAGAGAATAAAATATCAGATCGCTACGTGCCGTTTCAGGCTTAAGGATTATGATAAGTCAGCTGCTATCTTTGGCACGGTCGGTTCCGCAAGGGCAAAATACTGGCAGGCAAGGTCTCTTTACAGGGCTGACAGGTTTGGGGAGTTTGTGCAGGTAGTAAATGAACTCCGGAAGAAGTACCCTAATGACAAATACTCTGCAATGGCTCTCTTTGTTTACGCCGACGACTTCAGGAGAAAGGGTGATGTGAATGCGGCTACAGAGATATTCAATAAAATAATAGAGAACTCACCGTCAGATGCAGAGGAGGCGTTGTGGGGGATAGCGTGGATGAACTACACCGCCGGCAATTATGAGGCGGCCCTTGCAGGTTTTATCAGGCTCTCTGAATATAAGAAGAGCAAGGATTACAATAAGTACATTTACTGGAAGGCAAGGAGCATTGACAAGCTCTCTGAGAACTGCCTTACTCATAAATCTGAAGGTGTAAATTGTCCTGCGTCCGGCAAGTATCTAATCAAAGACTTTGCCCCTGATAACAGTTATTACGGGCTGCTTCTAAGGTTGAATTACGGGATTGGAGAGATGCCTGAGAGGGCTGCTCCTTATATCCCTGAAAGGCCGGAGGGCGTGAGCTTCCAGAGAATAGATGCGCTTGCGCTTTTGGGGATGAAGGATGAGGCGGTGAATGAAATTGCCGCTGTTTTATCAAAATCTCTGGCTAACTCAGAACTGTTATATCTCGGGTACCTGGCCAAGAGCATTGATGAATATAAGAGCATTATCAGATTCGCAGAAGGGGCAGAGGGGAGAGATTTTCTCGTTCTGTCATATCCGCTTGCTTACTGGGATATAATAAGCAGTGTCTCTGAATCAAAAGGCATAGACCCTTATCTTGTTGAGGCTCTTATAAGGGAAGAGAGCAGATTTAATTCTGGTGTGATGTCCTGGGCCGGGGCATACGGCCTTATGCAACTTATGCCTGCCACCGCCGGCAGGCTCAAGTCAGATGCAGGCGTTGTTCTGAAAAATGAGTCAGACCTGTATGATGTTGAAAAAAATATTCTAATTGGAACACACTATCTGTCCTTACTTTTAAAAGAATTCAAGGTTCTGCCTTTTTCTATAGCCTCATATAACGCCGGCGAGAACGCGGTACGGGGATGGATGAAGAGGTATCAGGGGAGGCCTTCTGATGAGATCATAGAGGAGATCCCTTATGATGAGACCAGAAATTACGTAAAAAAGGTTTTAAGGAGTTACTGGCGGTACAGGTTATTATACGGACTGAATATTGAGGGATATTGA
- a CDS encoding cell division protein ZapA, whose protein sequence is MRSIEVQILGQNYSIKTDEDEAYIKKLSQYVDSKLKEVYSAAPNSNHVKVAIMAALGIADELFKTRDELESFDKIIEEKTRVLSSLLEK, encoded by the coding sequence ATGCGATCAATAGAGGTGCAGATCCTTGGACAGAACTACTCAATAAAGACAGATGAGGATGAGGCTTATATTAAAAAGCTGTCCCAATATGTTGACAGTAAATTAAAAGAGGTCTATAGCGCAGCTCCAAACTCTAATCATGTAAAGGTGGCGATCATGGCTGCATTAGGCATAGCTGATGAACTCTTTAAAACCAGGGATGAGCTGGAATCCTTTGACAAAATTATTGAGGAGAAGACAAGGGTCTTGTCGAGCCTGCTTGAAAAGTAG